The following proteins are co-located in the Fluviicola sp. genome:
- a CDS encoding gliding motility-associated C-terminal domain-containing protein translates to MKATLLIMCLLGVLTGYAQTCEVSITNPSPLTVCPGAVITLTATGTVTQANQSFNFNNNALPAGWSTSGTANYGVLCGNSLDNTPYFWASTAAGTPQITTDNFDVCSGGTLDFEMRYAVQGGAVPCEGPDEQDEGVSIQYSIDGGATWIEFVYFSPWGFQLGTNPGGNASINGATAYTNWSQFSIPIPAAAATTNTMFRWIQTNSSGGCCDNWGLDNIFINAGPCLTTNIGWDIPGSNTPSSNTITIPVYSDTVIVAGLYDNNGVLLCQSLPFTVNVFTPSINGGPDQTICEGQNVTLNGAGGTNFVWDNGVTNGTPFAPTTTTTYTVNGTDVNGCPATDQVLITVNPSNPYTLTYPDTDYCMDAADPSPALSTPLAGTYSVAPATITINANTGVLDLSSSTTTTSQVYTVSFTPSVPCYAVTTTQLTVHALPTVDAGADASVCEGDQMAMVATGNAVSYFWGANTPNGTVITPPAGSTSYTATGTSAAGCTNTDVRVLTVNPMPTAAISGSTTVCLNDAQPTVTFTGSNATAPYTFTYSYNNGAPLQVTSNAAGVATISIPTNVAGTHQYSLISVEDASTTTCLNQQQGNVAITVNDLPTASIAGTTTICQFSNQPQVTFTGGNTVGPYTFTYTLNGVSQTITTPNGSNDAVINVPSTTVGNFVYSLVSVQDASATACSANQAGTATISVNPLPSATIAGDTSLCLNENQPIVTFQGTNGVSPFTFTYSINGGAPQTLVSVSGQSTISVPTNAPGDFTYELISVQESSVSMCTNQINDSVLVRVWDLPNVVAGNDYPICDGQSVTLNGQGAVTYVWDNNVIDGVPFSPTATLSYTVEGTDANGCKNTDVIEVTVVPIPQVDFSATQVAGCSPLITTLTNQSTGNLVDCQWTLSNGDSYTGCGSVDMELTEPGCYDVTLTVSTPEGCTNTDTRPAFLCVYPNPVADFEMTPTELETSNTFVNFFNNSYGATTYSWDFSDGSLGSTAENPTHVFPDEEASYYDIYLVAISSDGCTDTTFKTVHVGEDLIYYVPNAFSPDGDEFNNVFKPVLTSGFDVNSYHLSIFNRWGELIFESLNYEEGWDGTYHNEKLLDGTYIWKIKVKNKSNDKKTELDGHVTLLK, encoded by the coding sequence ATGAAAGCAACATTACTCATAATGTGCTTACTCGGTGTGCTTACCGGGTATGCTCAAACATGCGAAGTATCGATAACCAATCCGTCCCCGCTGACCGTTTGTCCGGGTGCCGTGATCACATTAACTGCTACCGGAACGGTAACGCAGGCCAATCAGTCTTTTAACTTCAATAACAACGCATTGCCTGCGGGCTGGTCTACTTCCGGAACAGCAAATTACGGGGTGTTGTGCGGGAACTCTCTGGACAATACGCCCTATTTCTGGGCTTCTACAGCAGCGGGAACTCCCCAGATCACGACCGATAATTTTGACGTGTGTTCGGGAGGAACACTGGATTTTGAAATGAGGTACGCGGTCCAGGGTGGGGCAGTTCCATGTGAAGGTCCGGATGAACAGGACGAAGGAGTTTCCATTCAATACAGTATTGATGGTGGTGCAACCTGGATCGAGTTTGTTTATTTCAGTCCATGGGGTTTCCAGCTTGGAACGAATCCGGGGGGAAATGCTTCTATTAACGGGGCAACAGCCTATACAAACTGGAGTCAATTTTCTATTCCTATTCCGGCAGCGGCAGCAACAACAAATACGATGTTCAGATGGATCCAGACCAATTCCTCCGGAGGATGTTGTGATAACTGGGGACTGGATAATATTTTTATCAATGCGGGACCATGTCTGACAACAAATATCGGTTGGGACATTCCCGGCTCCAACACACCGTCTTCGAATACCATTACGATTCCTGTTTATAGTGACACAGTGATTGTAGCGGGATTGTATGACAACAATGGAGTTTTATTGTGCCAGTCTTTGCCATTTACAGTAAATGTATTCACTCCTTCCATTAACGGTGGACCGGATCAAACCATTTGTGAAGGCCAGAATGTGACGCTAAACGGAGCAGGAGGAACTAATTTTGTCTGGGATAATGGCGTTACTAACGGAACACCGTTTGCGCCGACGACCACCACCACTTATACCGTAAACGGAACAGATGTAAACGGTTGTCCGGCAACAGATCAGGTTTTGATAACTGTAAATCCGTCGAATCCATATACCTTAACTTATCCGGATACGGATTATTGTATGGATGCGGCAGATCCGTCACCGGCGCTTTCAACTCCTTTGGCAGGAACCTACAGTGTGGCACCTGCTACCATTACAATCAATGCAAATACCGGGGTTTTGGATTTGTCATCCAGTACGACCACAACTTCACAGGTTTATACCGTCTCATTTACTCCGAGTGTACCTTGTTATGCAGTTACAACCACCCAGTTAACGGTTCACGCATTACCAACAGTAGATGCGGGTGCAGATGCTTCTGTTTGTGAAGGCGATCAAATGGCAATGGTTGCTACGGGAAATGCAGTGAGTTATTTTTGGGGAGCCAATACTCCTAACGGAACAGTCATAACGCCACCGGCAGGCTCGACCAGTTATACGGCCACAGGAACAAGTGCTGCTGGGTGTACGAATACCGATGTCAGAGTATTGACGGTAAATCCGATGCCGACAGCGGCTATTTCAGGAAGTACGACCGTTTGTCTCAACGACGCACAGCCGACAGTTACATTTACCGGATCGAATGCAACAGCACCTTATACATTTACCTATTCCTATAATAACGGAGCTCCTTTACAAGTTACGTCCAATGCGGCGGGAGTTGCAACCATTTCCATTCCTACCAATGTGGCAGGAACGCATCAATACAGTTTGATCAGCGTGGAAGATGCGAGCACAACGACTTGTTTGAACCAGCAGCAGGGAAATGTAGCCATTACCGTAAATGATCTCCCGACTGCATCCATTGCAGGAACTACAACAATCTGCCAGTTCTCCAATCAGCCGCAGGTAACTTTTACGGGAGGGAATACTGTGGGACCTTATACTTTTACGTATACACTGAATGGTGTTTCGCAAACCATAACAACTCCGAACGGTTCGAATGATGCGGTAATAAACGTACCTTCTACCACGGTGGGGAACTTTGTCTACAGTTTGGTAAGTGTTCAGGATGCTTCTGCCACGGCTTGTTCTGCAAACCAGGCCGGAACGGCAACAATCAGTGTGAATCCACTTCCGAGTGCTACGATTGCGGGAGATACAAGCTTGTGCCTGAATGAAAACCAGCCGATCGTTACTTTCCAGGGAACAAATGGCGTTTCACCGTTTACATTTACCTATTCCATCAATGGCGGTGCGCCTCAGACACTGGTTTCAGTTTCGGGACAATCTACTATTTCGGTTCCGACCAATGCTCCGGGGGATTTTACCTATGAATTGATCTCTGTTCAGGAAAGTTCGGTTTCTATGTGTACGAATCAGATTAATGACAGTGTACTGGTGAGAGTGTGGGATTTGCCGAATGTAGTTGCAGGGAATGATTATCCGATTTGTGACGGACAGTCCGTTACTTTAAACGGGCAGGGTGCAGTAACTTACGTTTGGGACAATAATGTCATAGACGGTGTTCCGTTTTCTCCGACAGCCACGCTGAGTTATACGGTAGAAGGCACGGACGCAAACGGATGTAAGAACACGGACGTGATCGAGGTAACGGTTGTCCCTATTCCGCAGGTTGACTTTTCAGCTACGCAGGTTGCAGGATGTTCTCCTTTGATTACAACACTTACAAACCAGTCAACCGGAAACCTGGTGGATTGTCAGTGGACTTTATCCAACGGCGATTCGTATACGGGTTGCGGATCTGTAGACATGGAATTAACGGAGCCTGGATGTTACGATGTCACTCTAACTGTTTCTACCCCGGAAGGTTGTACCAATACGGATACAAGACCTGCATTCCTGTGTGTATATCCGAATCCGGTGGCTGATTTTGAAATGACTCCGACCGAATTGGAAACATCCAATACCTTTGTGAACTTCTTCAATAATTCTTATGGGGCAACAACTTATTCCTGGGACTTCTCAGATGGAAGTTTAGGCAGTACGGCTGAGAACCCGACACATGTCTTCCCGGATGAAGAAGCATCGTATTACGACATTTACCTGGTGGCAATCAGCAGCGATGGTTGTACTGATACGACTTTCAAAACCGTTCACGTAGGAGAAGACCTGATTTACTATGTTCCGAATGCGTTTTCACCGGATGGAGATGAGTTTAACAATGTTTTCAAACCGGTTCTGACTTCCGGATTTGATGTGAACAGCTATCACCTGTCTATTTTCAACAGATGGGGAGAACTGATCTTCGAGTCGTTGAACTATGAAGAAGGGTGGGATGGAACCTATCACAATGAAAAATTGCTGGATGGCACTTACATCTGGAAAATCAAGGTAAAGAACAAATCGAACGATAAAAAAACAGAATTGGACGGCCATGTTACCTTGCTGAAATAA
- the secD gene encoding protein translocase subunit SecD, producing MRNKGFFWFLTILLTGVCVYQLSFTWVAIGVENDAEREALGLVEELKTKAAATDSNKVALSNGTIIDFNKPEAFELAKAAMINQVLTEKAEKAVYPVIGSKFKDVKARSLAFGLDLVGGMSVTMEIDVPAFVKSYARNARDLKFSAPFDEAYRIHTTKGGDFIDLFVDAFEKKNGSDKLVRQLNISEVKELSYNSTNSEVASYFHDKIASSMDGVEQIMSKRINQFGVAQPNIQKESRKNRLYIELPGVQDEATVAKKLQSTANLEFYETYVLADQGIQVGLSNANVVSRSPEIKKTEADTATTNTADSTGTDTAKAVVKPAKSLSLSSKPMAGAKKPLFDYLKVEPGMGLGTADAENRDEVDEILKRSDVISLFPQDLKFMWSANLEDIGDGKKGYVLYAVRIPEGGKAMVGGEDVKSAVRSFNQQNLQTTVSVTMSIDGTQKWAQMTERNVGRSVAITMDNVVYSAPVVNEAIKGGSTEISGNFTIAEADDLSGLLNGGSLPAPCVIKQQTKVGPTIGKENSEAGLISFAFAFLAVFIYMYFYYGKGGLVANIALAVNVVLIFGCLASFGAVLTLAGIAGIVLTIGTAVDANILIFERIKEENAAGKSSEEAVNIGFIKALPSIIDANVTHLLVAMILKIFGTGEIESFATTLIVGIFTSVFSAIIISKLIITSSLEKGRKVTFSTKYTHNMFSNFHFDWIGKRKYFYIFSITVTVLGIAAFATRGLKQSVEFTGGRTFGVKMEKPADIETVRKAMESVFIEANGEKSNVEIKTKSNAYNVEITTNYLLADASATSKVEDKMKDGFASIKDKSGEIQVTDTRSISASVSEEMWSSATLSITLALIAIFAYIFIRFGQWQYSLGAILGLAHDVLFVLSVFSLLHGILPFSLDVNQAFIAAILTVIGYSMNDTVIVFDRIRESLNFDKNQHEAKEVINEALNRTLSRTFNTSMILFVVLLIMFIFGGPAIKGFLFALLVGVVIGTYSSLCVATPILVDFTKSFKIKSKK from the coding sequence ATGCGTAATAAAGGATTTTTCTGGTTTTTAACGATTTTGCTTACCGGAGTATGTGTGTATCAATTATCATTTACTTGGGTAGCAATCGGCGTTGAAAACGATGCTGAACGTGAGGCACTGGGTCTGGTCGAAGAGTTAAAAACAAAGGCTGCTGCTACTGACAGCAATAAAGTTGCTTTGTCTAATGGAACTATCATCGATTTCAACAAGCCAGAGGCGTTTGAACTTGCGAAGGCAGCAATGATCAACCAGGTATTGACGGAGAAAGCAGAGAAAGCTGTTTATCCTGTTATCGGATCAAAATTCAAGGATGTAAAAGCACGTTCACTAGCGTTCGGTTTGGACCTTGTAGGTGGTATGAGTGTAACGATGGAAATCGATGTTCCTGCGTTTGTTAAATCCTATGCACGCAATGCAAGAGATTTGAAATTCTCAGCACCATTTGACGAAGCTTACAGAATCCACACCACTAAAGGAGGAGATTTCATCGATTTGTTTGTAGATGCTTTTGAAAAGAAGAACGGATCAGACAAATTGGTTCGCCAATTAAATATCAGTGAAGTAAAAGAATTGTCTTACAACTCTACAAATTCAGAAGTTGCTTCTTATTTCCATGATAAGATTGCAAGTTCGATGGACGGAGTTGAGCAGATTATGAGCAAGCGTATCAACCAGTTTGGTGTTGCGCAGCCGAATATCCAGAAAGAGTCCCGTAAGAACCGTTTGTATATCGAACTTCCGGGAGTTCAGGATGAGGCAACAGTTGCCAAGAAATTGCAATCAACTGCAAACCTTGAGTTTTATGAGACTTACGTATTGGCAGACCAGGGAATCCAGGTTGGATTATCCAATGCGAACGTTGTTTCAAGAAGTCCTGAGATCAAGAAAACGGAAGCTGACACTGCAACAACAAATACTGCTGATTCAACAGGAACAGATACGGCTAAAGCTGTTGTGAAACCTGCAAAATCACTTTCTCTTTCTTCCAAGCCTATGGCTGGTGCTAAAAAACCATTGTTCGACTATTTGAAAGTGGAGCCTGGAATGGGATTGGGTACTGCGGATGCAGAAAACAGAGATGAAGTAGACGAAATTTTGAAGCGTTCCGATGTAATCAGCCTGTTCCCTCAGGATTTGAAATTCATGTGGTCTGCTAACCTGGAAGATATCGGTGACGGTAAAAAAGGATACGTATTATATGCTGTAAGAATTCCGGAAGGAGGAAAAGCAATGGTCGGAGGTGAAGATGTAAAATCTGCCGTTCGTTCATTCAACCAGCAAAACTTACAAACTACGGTAAGCGTAACCATGTCCATCGACGGAACTCAGAAATGGGCTCAGATGACAGAAAGAAACGTTGGACGTTCCGTAGCAATTACGATGGATAACGTGGTTTATTCCGCACCGGTAGTAAACGAAGCAATCAAAGGAGGAAGCACAGAGATTTCCGGAAACTTTACCATTGCTGAAGCAGATGACCTTTCCGGGTTGTTGAACGGTGGTTCACTTCCAGCACCTTGTGTGATCAAGCAGCAAACAAAAGTAGGACCGACAATCGGTAAAGAAAACTCTGAAGCGGGATTGATTTCATTTGCTTTCGCATTCCTGGCAGTATTCATTTATATGTACTTCTACTACGGAAAAGGAGGTTTGGTTGCAAACATCGCTTTGGCAGTGAACGTAGTATTGATCTTCGGTTGTTTGGCTTCTTTCGGAGCAGTATTGACATTGGCAGGTATTGCAGGTATCGTATTGACAATCGGTACGGCGGTCGATGCAAACATTTTGATTTTCGAACGTATTAAAGAAGAAAATGCTGCCGGAAAATCTTCCGAAGAAGCGGTGAATATCGGTTTCATCAAAGCATTGCCTTCTATCATCGATGCGAACGTAACGCACTTGTTGGTAGCAATGATTTTGAAAATCTTCGGAACAGGGGAGATCGAATCTTTCGCAACAACATTGATCGTGGGTATCTTCACATCGGTGTTCTCAGCGATCATTATTTCTAAATTGATCATTACTTCTTCTTTGGAAAAAGGAAGAAAAGTGACTTTCAGTACGAAGTATACACACAACATGTTCTCGAACTTCCATTTCGACTGGATTGGTAAGAGAAAGTACTTCTACATCTTCTCAATCACCGTTACAGTCCTTGGTATCGCTGCTTTCGCAACAAGAGGTTTGAAACAAAGTGTTGAGTTTACGGGTGGTAGAACATTCGGTGTGAAAATGGAGAAACCTGCAGACATCGAAACGGTAAGAAAAGCAATGGAATCGGTATTCATCGAAGCGAACGGAGAGAAATCCAACGTAGAGATCAAAACAAAATCCAACGCTTACAACGTAGAAATCACTACCAACTATTTGTTGGCTGACGCATCTGCAACTTCCAAAGTAGAAGATAAAATGAAAGACGGGTTTGCAAGTATCAAGGATAAATCCGGAGAAATCCAGGTAACGGATACACGCTCGATCTCTGCTTCCGTTTCGGAAGAAATGTGGTCTTCTGCAACACTTTCCATTACATTGGCTTTGATCGCGATCTTTGCATACATCTTTATCCGTTTCGGTCAGTGGCAGTACTCATTGGGTGCGATCTTAGGATTGGCGCACGACGTATTGTTCGTTCTTTCGGTGTTCTCTTTACTGCATGGTATCCTGCCATTCAGCCTGGATGTGAACCAAGCGTTCATTGCAGCGATCCTTACGGTAATCGGTTACTCGATGAACGATACGGTGATCGTATTCGACCGTATCCGTGAAAGCCTGAACTTTGACAAGAACCAGCACGAAGCGAAAGAAGTAATCAACGAAGCATTGAACAGAACGCTAAGCCGTACATTCAATACATCCATGATCTTGTTCGTGGTATTGCTGATCATGTTCATTTTCGGTGGACCTGCAATCAAAGGATTCCTGTTCGCACTATTGGTAGGTGTTGTAATCGGAACCTATTCTTCCCTGTGTGTTGCTACACCGATCCTTGTTGACTTCACGAAGTCATTCAAGATCAAGAGTAAGAAATAA
- the lhgO gene encoding L-2-hydroxyglutarate oxidase, whose amino-acid sequence MAYDVAIIGGGIVGAATFYKMQKRYPDLAIVLIEKEPHLADHQTGNNSGVIHSGLYYKPGSLKAKNCVSGRHELVAFAKEHHIAHDVCGKVVVAVDQSELPNMEKIFQNGLANNTEGIEMIDAKRVKEIEPYVESIGGIWVPCTGIIDFRGATEKMAEIALSMQPKSAMKLNHEVTGIERSAEKTIIATNKGNIEAKYLVFCGGLQADRLAKKDGVKLKEKVVGFRGDYYELTEEAKHKVKNLIYPVPNPDFPFLGVHFTRMTNGEIECGPNAVFTFKREGYGKTDFSLKDTVDALTYKGTWKLFFNNMKFGIDEYRRAFSKRLFLKTLQRIIPTLTMEDIHPGRAGVRALLLAEDGDTRDDFRFEFHENSIHVLNAPSPAATASLAIGGQIVDEAEKHFGWK is encoded by the coding sequence ATGGCATACGACGTAGCAATTATCGGTGGTGGAATAGTAGGCGCAGCGACATTTTATAAAATGCAGAAGCGCTACCCGGATTTAGCGATTGTTTTGATTGAGAAAGAGCCACATCTGGCAGATCATCAAACGGGAAACAATTCCGGGGTAATTCACAGTGGATTGTACTATAAGCCGGGATCGCTGAAAGCGAAGAATTGCGTTTCGGGCCGACATGAACTGGTTGCTTTTGCCAAAGAGCACCACATTGCACACGATGTTTGCGGAAAAGTGGTTGTGGCGGTCGATCAGTCTGAATTGCCGAACATGGAAAAGATTTTTCAAAACGGATTGGCAAACAATACGGAGGGAATTGAAATGATCGATGCGAAGCGTGTAAAAGAAATCGAACCTTACGTGGAAAGCATCGGTGGTATCTGGGTTCCGTGTACGGGAATTATTGATTTCCGCGGAGCGACAGAAAAAATGGCGGAAATTGCCCTTTCCATGCAGCCGAAGAGTGCGATGAAACTGAACCACGAAGTGACCGGGATTGAGCGCTCAGCTGAAAAGACCATCATTGCTACCAATAAAGGGAATATTGAAGCGAAATACCTGGTTTTCTGCGGAGGTTTGCAGGCTGATCGTTTAGCGAAAAAAGACGGGGTGAAGCTCAAAGAAAAAGTGGTTGGTTTCCGGGGAGATTATTACGAATTGACCGAAGAAGCCAAACACAAGGTGAAAAACCTGATTTACCCGGTTCCAAACCCGGATTTCCCGTTCCTTGGGGTTCATTTCACAAGAATGACCAACGGAGAGATCGAATGCGGTCCGAATGCTGTGTTTACCTTTAAACGCGAAGGTTATGGAAAAACAGACTTCTCGCTGAAAGATACAGTAGATGCATTGACTTATAAAGGAACCTGGAAATTGTTTTTCAATAACATGAAATTCGGAATCGATGAATACCGCCGTGCGTTCTCCAAACGTTTGTTCCTGAAAACGCTGCAACGGATTATTCCTACGCTCACCATGGAAGATATTCATCCGGGAAGAGCAGGAGTGAGGGCTTTACTATTGGCAGAAGATGGTGATACCCGCGATGATTTCCGTTTCGAATTCCACGAAAATTCCATCCACGTATTGAATGCTCCGTCTCCTGCAGCAACAGCATCCCTGGCAATTGGGGGGCAGATCGTTGATGAAGCTGAGAAACATTTTGGCTGGAAATAA
- a CDS encoding acyltransferase, with protein sequence MQKEKIHFENLDGLRFIGAFMVFLFHTFTINREVWGDFFESAPFLWVRKLTSIGHYGVNLFFVLSGFLITYLLLKELKERGKIHVGFFLVRRILRLWPLYFVIVLFGFFIFPHLPFGIQTVHEFWRYGLFLSNFDELINGSRDSINFLSATWSVSIEEQFYIGGALVIGFFQWKTIRSFRIFFLTVISGSFAFRFYHAADPNLLYYHTLSVISDMAIGGLLATLVFENPSIQWVENLKKWQIGVIYLVGTSFLFASHKVLPGRLISLERIISGVFFVFVLLEQLKAKHSFFKADRIPWFQQAGKLTYGFYLFHCLLIFYLCKTFEFLNWTQQAGYFILYFVLLLFSNSLLSILSYRYFEKPILKLKRYFRA encoded by the coding sequence ATGCAAAAAGAAAAAATTCACTTCGAAAACCTGGATGGATTGCGGTTCATCGGTGCTTTCATGGTGTTTTTGTTCCATACTTTTACCATAAACCGGGAAGTATGGGGCGATTTTTTCGAGTCCGCTCCTTTTTTGTGGGTGCGAAAGCTGACTTCCATCGGGCATTATGGGGTCAATTTATTCTTTGTCCTTAGCGGTTTTTTGATCACTTATCTGCTGTTGAAAGAATTGAAGGAACGGGGAAAAATCCATGTCGGGTTCTTTTTGGTGAGGCGTATCCTGCGACTTTGGCCACTTTACTTCGTCATTGTTTTATTCGGATTTTTCATTTTCCCGCATCTTCCGTTTGGGATACAAACCGTGCACGAATTCTGGCGATACGGTTTATTCCTGTCAAATTTCGACGAACTGATCAACGGCAGCAGGGATTCCATCAACTTTCTCTCAGCCACCTGGAGCGTAAGCATTGAAGAACAGTTTTACATCGGCGGGGCATTGGTGATCGGATTTTTTCAATGGAAGACGATCCGTTCTTTCCGGATTTTCTTTTTAACGGTAATAAGCGGGTCTTTCGCTTTCAGGTTCTATCATGCCGCAGATCCGAACCTTCTCTACTACCATACGCTGAGTGTTATTTCAGATATGGCGATCGGAGGTCTGCTGGCAACACTGGTCTTTGAAAATCCATCCATTCAGTGGGTCGAAAACTTGAAAAAGTGGCAGATCGGTGTGATTTACCTGGTAGGAACCAGCTTTCTGTTTGCTTCCCATAAAGTACTTCCGGGAAGACTGATTTCACTGGAAAGAATCATCTCCGGCGTGTTCTTCGTCTTTGTCCTTCTCGAACAATTGAAAGCAAAACATTCTTTCTTCAAGGCCGACCGGATTCCCTGGTTTCAGCAGGCCGGAAAACTCACTTACGGATTTTACCTCTTCCACTGCCTGTTGATCTTCTACCTCTGTAAAACATTCGAATTCCTGAACTGGACACAGCAAGCCGGGTATTTTATTCTTTATTTCGTACTGCTGCTTTTTTCGAATAGTTTGCTATCTATCCTTTCCTACCGCTATTTCGAAAAACCCATTTTGAAACTTAAACGTTATTTCAGAGCATGA
- a CDS encoding exonuclease domain-containing protein → MNYAIVDIETTGGSTKSSKITEIAIYKHDGTQIIDSFATLVNPEMPIPEFISRLTGIHDKMVEDAPKFYEIAKQIIEFTEGCIFVAHNVGFDYGIIRHEFKLLGYDYRKAHLCTVRAARYVIPNHESYSLGKLTKALGINLVDRHRAKGDAEATAHLFTLLHQTDSKGLQTFIQEEVNPKILHPNLDLDVLEEIPNKPGVYKFYNDANQLIYIGKSKHIRKRIEQHLKNSKTLKGSVMRQEIARIEFELTGSELIALLFESELIKVHKPVYNRALRKSTFAYGLFDYQDQAGYLQLYVDKISKTSSAPITTFTTKREANEYIFGLVEKHQLCQKLCSIEKSNGSCFGYQVRKCHGACVGTEHPESYNQRVSELINLLTFDDDNFFIVENGRDKREKSVIWIENGSYRGFGFVPYYTMKQAHRHWLRFIELHPEDKDARTILRYYLRKNSETLKIPYGG, encoded by the coding sequence GTGAATTACGCAATTGTAGATATCGAAACAACCGGTGGGTCAACTAAATCTTCCAAGATTACGGAAATCGCTATATACAAGCACGATGGAACCCAGATCATCGACTCATTTGCTACGCTGGTGAATCCCGAAATGCCTATCCCTGAGTTTATCTCCAGGTTGACCGGAATTCACGATAAAATGGTGGAAGATGCACCTAAATTCTATGAAATTGCCAAACAGATCATTGAATTTACAGAAGGGTGTATTTTCGTAGCTCACAATGTGGGTTTTGATTACGGGATTATCCGCCACGAATTCAAACTGCTGGGATACGATTACCGCAAAGCGCATTTGTGCACGGTAAGAGCTGCACGCTATGTCATCCCGAACCACGAATCTTACAGCCTGGGTAAACTGACCAAAGCTTTGGGAATTAATCTGGTAGACCGGCACCGCGCCAAAGGCGATGCAGAAGCTACCGCACATTTGTTTACACTCTTGCATCAAACGGATTCAAAAGGCCTGCAGACATTTATACAGGAAGAAGTTAATCCGAAGATTTTGCATCCGAACCTGGATCTTGATGTACTGGAAGAAATTCCGAATAAACCAGGAGTTTACAAGTTCTACAACGATGCAAACCAACTAATCTACATCGGTAAAAGCAAGCACATCCGCAAACGGATCGAACAGCATTTGAAGAATTCCAAAACACTCAAAGGTTCGGTTATGCGCCAGGAAATTGCACGGATCGAATTCGAACTGACCGGCTCCGAACTGATTGCTTTGCTGTTCGAATCGGAACTGATCAAAGTACACAAACCTGTTTACAACCGGGCACTTCGAAAAAGCACTTTTGCTTACGGATTATTTGATTACCAGGATCAGGCCGGATACCTGCAGCTTTATGTAGATAAGATCAGTAAAACATCCAGCGCGCCGATTACGACATTTACCACGAAACGCGAAGCCAATGAATACATTTTTGGCCTGGTTGAAAAACACCAGCTTTGCCAGAAACTGTGCAGCATTGAAAAAAGCAACGGAAGCTGTTTCGGCTACCAGGTACGCAAATGCCACGGAGCATGTGTGGGAACCGAACATCCGGAATCATACAACCAACGTGTAAGCGAACTGATCAATTTGCTGACTTTTGACGACGATAATTTCTTTATTGTGGAAAATGGCCGCGACAAACGCGAAAAGAGCGTAATATGGATCGAAAACGGCTCTTACCGCGGATTTGGATTTGTTCCGTATTATACGATGAAACAAGCTCACCGGCATTGGCTGCGCTTTATCGAACTTCACCCGGAAGATAAAGATGCGCGGACCATTTTGCGCTACTACCTGCGCAAGAACAGTGAAACACTGAAAATCCCTTACGGAGGATAA
- a CDS encoding GNAT family N-acetyltransferase has product MIAIDHIQPEDNAAIAQLIREVLTEFGANKPGTVFTDPTTDHLFELFRAAHSQYFIAKENGIVVGGCGIYPTTGLPEGCIELVKLYVAKSHRSAGLGKQLMEKSIAAAISEGFGEIYLETLPELHIAVGLYEHLGFEYLDRPYGDSGHFACDLWMSKKV; this is encoded by the coding sequence ATGATTGCTATTGACCACATACAACCTGAAGACAACGCCGCAATTGCGCAGTTGATTCGTGAAGTGCTGACAGAATTCGGAGCCAACAAACCCGGAACGGTTTTTACGGATCCGACAACAGACCATTTGTTCGAACTCTTCCGTGCAGCGCATTCACAGTATTTCATTGCTAAAGAAAACGGGATTGTTGTAGGTGGTTGTGGAATTTACCCGACAACCGGCTTACCCGAAGGATGCATTGAGTTGGTCAAACTTTATGTGGCTAAAAGTCATCGCAGTGCCGGTTTGGGAAAACAACTCATGGAAAAATCCATTGCAGCGGCCATTTCCGAAGGTTTTGGAGAAATTTACCTGGAAACGCTTCCGGAATTGCATATCGCAGTAGGCTTATACGAACATCTGGGATTTGAGTACCTGGATCGTCCGTATGGAGATTCCGGGCATTTTGCCTGTGATTTGTGGATGAGCAAAAAAGTTTAA